The Sphingobium sp. BYY-5 genome contains a region encoding:
- a CDS encoding DUF2142 domain-containing protein has translation MRNERRSIQQHGGADMLFAAPWSASEKLLLAVISIATFFFVIVTPPFQAPDENQHYMKALSLMQGRLLTERHGDAIGAELPRAALDIHAVDFPTDVPATLRRFDRAQLARSAAADHSRPGTAFADFPNVASYAPSLYAPGAAGLSLGKALSLPWIDAFYVGRLVNALTGLLLLIAALRLLPFGRNAMLATALLPTFAYQTGSLSPDAVINGLGFLGLALALRTGFMGATPARSTALLVAGPLLALCKGVYLPLMAAGLRWRQHRHDPRPGLMLGAMALGAIAFIGWMHYSGGSQALYHIQSRKTGATMMTASLHDQLAIILRDPLAYGRILASSMIERAPVYALQIVGRFGWNAILLPLLAYPLAVLMLGAGVASGAGARFGIGQRLWWLAVAVGVALLIETAMYLTGTPLGADYIQGTQGRYFLPVLPLILLALSPDRPLRGAPRLFALTAIALLLIAAATLFDSFWVHGFVTSDGMPPHRSIGRALLLPSPRW, from the coding sequence ATGCGAAACGAACGACGATCGATACAGCAACATGGCGGCGCGGACATGCTGTTCGCCGCCCCGTGGAGTGCGTCCGAAAAGCTGTTGCTTGCCGTTATTTCTATCGCCACCTTCTTCTTCGTGATCGTGACGCCGCCGTTCCAGGCGCCGGATGAGAATCAGCATTATATGAAGGCGCTCTCGCTGATGCAGGGCCGGCTTCTGACCGAACGGCACGGCGACGCGATCGGCGCGGAACTACCCCGCGCCGCGCTGGACATTCATGCGGTCGATTTTCCGACAGACGTTCCGGCCACGCTCCGCCGCTTCGACCGCGCGCAACTGGCCCGCAGCGCCGCCGCCGATCACTCCCGCCCCGGAACCGCCTTCGCCGACTTCCCCAATGTCGCCAGTTACGCCCCCAGCCTCTATGCGCCGGGCGCGGCCGGTCTGTCGCTCGGCAAGGCACTCAGCCTGCCGTGGATCGACGCCTTCTATGTCGGGCGGCTGGTCAATGCGCTGACCGGCCTGCTGCTGCTGATCGCCGCGCTACGCCTGTTGCCCTTCGGCCGCAATGCCATGCTGGCCACGGCCTTGCTGCCAACCTTCGCCTATCAGACCGGTTCCTTGTCCCCCGACGCCGTCATCAACGGCCTTGGATTTCTCGGCCTCGCGCTGGCGCTGCGCACCGGCTTCATGGGCGCGACGCCCGCGCGCTCGACTGCTTTGCTCGTCGCCGGCCCGCTGCTGGCGCTGTGCAAGGGCGTCTATCTGCCGCTGATGGCTGCAGGACTACGCTGGCGGCAGCATCGCCATGACCCGCGGCCGGGGCTGATGCTGGGCGCCATGGCCCTGGGCGCGATCGCTTTCATCGGCTGGATGCACTATTCCGGCGGCAGTCAGGCGCTTTACCATATCCAGTCGCGCAAGACCGGCGCGACAATGATGACCGCATCGCTGCACGACCAGCTCGCCATCATCCTGCGCGATCCCCTCGCCTATGGCCGTATTCTTGCCAGCAGCATGATCGAGCGAGCACCGGTCTATGCGCTCCAGATCGTCGGCCGCTTCGGCTGGAATGCCATCCTGCTGCCGCTGCTCGCTTATCCGCTTGCCGTTCTGATGCTGGGCGCGGGCGTGGCGAGCGGCGCGGGCGCACGCTTCGGCATCGGCCAGCGGCTCTGGTGGCTGGCGGTCGCAGTCGGGGTCGCGCTGCTGATCGAAACCGCCATGTATCTCACCGGCACGCCGCTCGGCGCCGACTATATCCAGGGGACACAGGGCCGCTATTTCCTGCCAGTGCTGCCCCTGATCCTGCTCGCGCTGTCGCCGGATCGGCCACTACGTGGTGCGCCGCGCCTCTTCGCCCTCACGGCTATCGCGTTATTGCTGATCGCCGCCGCGACCCTGTTCGACAGTTTCTGGGTCCATGGCTTCGTCACCAGCGACGGGATGCCGCCGCACCGGAGCATCGGCCGCGCCCTGCTGCTCCCCTCCCCGCGCTGGTAG
- a CDS encoding pyruvate dehydrogenase complex dihydrolipoamide acetyltransferase produces the protein MSKTIQMPALSPTMEEGTLAKWLVKEGDTVSSGDLLAEIETDKATMEFEAVDEGVVAKILVSEGSEGVKVGTVIAIIAEEGEDVAAAAAGGAKAEAAPKADPVPAKAEAAAPAPKADAVPAKAAAADDRVKASPLARRLAEAKGVDLSAVAGSGPNGRIVKADLEGAAPAAKAAAPVAAAQAPAAAAPAPAAAAAQDFGIPHEVIKLSGMRKTIARRLTESKQQVPHIYLTVDVQLDKLLKLRGELNAGLSSRNIKLSVNDLLIKALGVALIQVPECNVQFAGDQMLKFARADISVAVSIPGGLITPIVTEADSKGVAAISTAMKDLASRAKDGKLKPEEYQGGTASLSNMGMFGIKQFEAVINPPQGMILAIGAGDKRPYVIDDSLQIATVMSATGSFDHRAIDGADGARLMKVFKELVENPIGLLA, from the coding sequence GATGGAGGAAGGGACGCTGGCCAAGTGGCTGGTCAAGGAGGGCGACACGGTGTCGTCGGGCGACCTGCTGGCGGAAATCGAGACCGACAAGGCCACGATGGAATTCGAGGCGGTGGATGAAGGCGTGGTCGCCAAGATCCTGGTCTCCGAAGGTTCCGAAGGCGTGAAGGTCGGCACTGTCATCGCCATCATCGCCGAAGAGGGCGAGGATGTCGCTGCTGCTGCCGCTGGCGGGGCCAAGGCAGAAGCCGCACCCAAGGCCGATCCGGTCCCTGCCAAGGCGGAAGCCGCTGCGCCGGCGCCGAAGGCCGATGCTGTTCCGGCCAAGGCTGCCGCCGCTGACGATCGCGTAAAGGCCAGCCCGCTGGCGCGCCGTCTGGCCGAAGCCAAGGGCGTCGACCTGTCGGCCGTGGCCGGCTCCGGTCCCAATGGCCGTATCGTGAAGGCGGATCTGGAAGGCGCCGCCCCCGCAGCCAAGGCTGCGGCGCCCGTCGCTGCCGCCCAGGCGCCTGCAGCCGCCGCCCCTGCGCCTGCCGCTGCCGCCGCGCAGGATTTCGGCATTCCGCACGAAGTCATCAAGCTCAGCGGTATGCGCAAGACGATCGCGCGCCGCCTGACCGAGTCCAAGCAGCAGGTGCCGCACATCTACCTGACGGTCGACGTCCAGCTCGACAAGCTGCTCAAGCTGCGTGGCGAACTCAATGCCGGGCTGTCCAGCCGCAACATCAAGCTGTCGGTCAACGACCTGCTCATCAAGGCGCTGGGCGTCGCGTTGATTCAGGTGCCTGAGTGCAACGTCCAGTTCGCCGGCGACCAGATGCTGAAATTCGCACGCGCCGATATCAGCGTCGCCGTGTCGATCCCCGGCGGCCTCATCACCCCGATCGTCACCGAAGCGGACAGCAAGGGCGTCGCCGCCATTTCGACCGCGATGAAGGATCTGGCCAGCCGCGCCAAGGACGGCAAGCTGAAGCCGGAGGAGTATCAGGGCGGCACCGCGTCGCTGTCCAACATGGGCATGTTCGGCATCAAGCAGTTCGAGGCTGTCATCAACCCGCCGCAGGGCATGATCCTGGCGATCGGCGCGGGCGACAAGCGTCCCTATGTCATTGATGACTCGCTCCAGATCGCGACCGTCATGTCGGCGACCGGCAGCTTCGACCATCGCGCGATCGACGGCGCCGACGGCGCGCGCCTGATGAAGGTCTTCAAGGAGCTGGTCGAAAACCCGATCGGCCTGCTCGCCTGA
- a CDS encoding hemolysin family protein: MAEGSPKDSATSKEADSSNEGGLWSGIKSLLFGDGEESSLRKELEEALDEYDEDEQDENGGSPAKGDLSAIERQMVRNLLHFSEHTVDDVALPRADIVAIEEKASFADLAALFAEAGHSRIPVYRENLDTIVGMIHIRDAFAILAGKSPVPETLEPLIRQPLYVPESMGALDLLAEMRAKRTHLAIVLDEYSGTEGLLTFEDLVEEIVGEVEDEHDDAPEAMLVPLDGGLWDADARAELDDVAEEIDRKLGDVEEDVDTLGGLAFVLAGRVPDPGEILEHEESGWKLEILASDGRRVTRLRLHPPVKREEVEA; encoded by the coding sequence ATGGCTGAAGGCAGCCCGAAGGACAGCGCCACTTCGAAAGAAGCGGACAGTAGCAACGAGGGTGGCCTATGGAGCGGCATAAAGTCGCTCCTGTTCGGCGATGGTGAGGAATCCAGCCTCCGCAAGGAACTGGAGGAAGCGCTCGACGAATATGACGAAGACGAGCAGGACGAGAATGGCGGTTCGCCAGCCAAGGGCGACCTGTCGGCGATAGAGCGCCAGATGGTCCGCAACCTGCTCCATTTTTCCGAACATACGGTCGACGACGTGGCGCTCCCCCGCGCCGATATCGTGGCGATCGAGGAGAAGGCGAGTTTCGCCGACCTCGCGGCGCTGTTTGCCGAGGCCGGGCATAGCCGCATCCCGGTCTATCGCGAAAATCTCGATACCATCGTCGGCATGATCCACATCCGCGACGCCTTCGCGATCCTCGCGGGCAAGTCGCCGGTGCCGGAAACGCTGGAACCGCTGATCCGCCAGCCGCTCTATGTCCCCGAAAGCATGGGGGCGCTCGACCTGCTGGCCGAAATGCGCGCCAAGCGCACCCATCTCGCCATCGTGCTGGACGAATATTCGGGCACCGAAGGCCTGCTCACCTTCGAGGATCTGGTCGAGGAAATCGTTGGCGAAGTCGAAGACGAACATGACGACGCGCCCGAAGCGATGCTGGTTCCGCTCGACGGCGGCCTGTGGGATGCCGACGCCCGCGCCGAACTGGACGATGTCGCCGAAGAGATCGACCGGAAGCTGGGCGATGTCGAGGAGGATGTGGACACGCTGGGCGGCCTCGCCTTCGTCCTCGCGGGCCGCGTGCCGGATCCGGGCGAAATTCTCGAACATGAGGAAAGCGGCTGGAAGCTCGAAATCCTCGCCAGCGACGGCCGCCGCGTCACCCGCCTGCGCCTGCATCCCCCGGTTAAGCGGGAAGAGGTGGAAGCATAG
- the ybeY gene encoding rRNA maturation RNase YbeY: MIEVAVLHEEGWPDIDWEFLAQRAVSTAIAHSPYAAFATDQTLYEVAVKLTDDEEVHSLNRAYRDKDKPTNVLSFPMVQDDLLQATANTDDGEVLLGDIVLAEGVCAAEAAEKGISVADHATHLIVHGTFHLLGYDHMDDNEAETMEALEIAALASMGLADPYGDRTTGD; the protein is encoded by the coding sequence ATGATTGAAGTCGCCGTCCTCCATGAAGAAGGCTGGCCGGACATCGACTGGGAATTTCTCGCCCAGCGCGCCGTCAGCACCGCCATCGCGCACAGCCCCTATGCCGCCTTCGCCACGGACCAGACCCTTTATGAAGTCGCGGTCAAGCTGACCGACGATGAAGAGGTCCACAGCCTCAACCGCGCCTATCGCGACAAGGACAAGCCGACCAACGTCCTGTCCTTCCCCATGGTCCAGGACGACCTGCTCCAGGCCACCGCCAACACCGACGATGGCGAGGTGCTGCTGGGCGACATCGTGCTGGCGGAAGGCGTCTGTGCCGCGGAAGCCGCCGAAAAGGGCATATCGGTCGCCGATCACGCCACGCATCTGATCGTCCACGGGACTTTTCATTTGCTTGGATATGACCATATGGACGACAATGAGGCCGAAACGATGGAAGCGCTGGAGATTGCGGCGCTCGCCAGCATGGGCCTTGCCGATCCCTATGGGGATCGCACAACAGGGGATTAG
- a CDS encoding acyl-CoA thioesterase — MAHPDEQPPEISPAVRVIAMPADTNPYGDIFGGWLMSLMDSAAGSVAARHSHGRAVTIAVEGMTFLRPVVVGDEVSVFASLKSVGRTSMHIAVEAWRRTRHDDRSYRVTQATFTFVAIGEDRQPRSVPPLQAE, encoded by the coding sequence ATGGCGCATCCCGACGAGCAGCCGCCGGAAATCAGTCCGGCGGTGCGGGTCATCGCCATGCCCGCCGACACCAATCCCTATGGGGATATTTTCGGCGGCTGGCTGATGAGTCTGATGGATTCGGCGGCGGGTTCCGTCGCGGCCCGGCATAGCCATGGGCGCGCGGTGACGATTGCCGTCGAGGGCATGACTTTCCTGCGTCCCGTAGTCGTCGGCGATGAAGTGTCTGTGTTTGCGTCGCTGAAATCGGTTGGTCGGACATCGATGCATATCGCGGTCGAAGCCTGGCGGCGCACGCGCCATGACGACCGTTCCTATCGGGTGACGCAGGCGACCTTCACCTTCGTGGCGATCGGCGAAGATCGCCAGCCCCGTTCCGTACCGCCCCTGCAGGCGGAATAA
- the lpdA gene encoding dihydrolipoyl dehydrogenase, translating to MAENYDLIVLGSGPGGYVAAIRAAQLGLKTAIVERENLGGICLNWGCIPTKALLRSAEIYHYMQHAKDYGLVAEKISADIEAVVKRSRGVAKQLNQGVTHLMKKNKITVHMGDGKLVAKGKLSVTKDGKVEELTAKHIIIATGARARDLPQLKADGKRVWTYRHAMTPPEMPTKLLVIGSGAIGIEFASFYNDMGADVTVVEMMDRIVPVEDADVSAFLEKAVKKQGMTVLTSAKIEKIAATDKGVTATIKDKDGKDIAGEYSHVIVAIGIVPNVENIGLEDVGVEPDQRYHIKTDPYGRTNVEGIWAIGDVTAPPWLAHKASHEGVITVEAIAQALGNKDVHPHAMDVRNIPGCTYCHPQIASVGLTEAKAKEAGYEVKVGMFPFIGNGKAIALGEAEGFTKTVFDAKTGELLGAHMIGAEVTEMIQGYTIGKTLETTEAELTQTIFPHPTISESMHESVLAAYGRALHI from the coding sequence ATGGCTGAGAATTACGATCTCATCGTTCTGGGCTCCGGCCCTGGCGGTTATGTCGCCGCGATCCGCGCGGCCCAACTGGGCCTGAAGACCGCCATCGTCGAGCGCGAGAATCTGGGCGGCATCTGCCTTAACTGGGGCTGCATCCCGACCAAGGCGCTGCTGCGGTCGGCCGAAATCTATCATTATATGCAGCACGCCAAGGATTATGGCCTGGTCGCCGAAAAGATCAGCGCCGATATCGAGGCTGTGGTGAAGCGTTCGCGCGGCGTCGCCAAGCAGCTTAATCAGGGCGTTACCCACCTGATGAAGAAGAACAAGATCACCGTCCATATGGGCGACGGCAAGCTGGTCGCGAAAGGCAAGCTGAGCGTCACCAAGGACGGCAAGGTCGAGGAACTGACCGCCAAGCACATCATCATCGCGACCGGCGCCCGCGCCCGCGACCTGCCGCAGCTCAAGGCCGACGGCAAGCGCGTCTGGACCTATCGCCATGCCATGACACCGCCGGAAATGCCGACCAAGCTGCTGGTCATCGGTTCGGGCGCGATCGGTATCGAATTCGCCAGCTTCTACAACGACATGGGCGCTGACGTGACTGTGGTCGAGATGATGGACCGGATCGTACCGGTCGAGGATGCGGACGTGTCCGCTTTCCTTGAAAAGGCCGTCAAGAAGCAGGGCATGACCGTGCTGACTAGCGCGAAGATCGAGAAGATCGCCGCGACCGACAAGGGCGTGACCGCGACGATCAAGGACAAGGACGGCAAGGATATCGCGGGCGAATATAGCCATGTGATCGTCGCCATCGGCATCGTCCCCAATGTCGAGAATATCGGCCTGGAAGATGTCGGCGTGGAGCCGGATCAACGCTATCATATCAAGACCGACCCCTATGGCCGCACCAATGTCGAGGGCATCTGGGCGATCGGCGACGTGACTGCGCCGCCATGGCTGGCGCACAAGGCGAGCCATGAGGGTGTCATCACCGTCGAGGCGATCGCGCAGGCGCTGGGCAACAAGGATGTCCATCCCCATGCCATGGACGTACGCAACATTCCGGGCTGCACCTATTGCCACCCGCAGATCGCGTCGGTCGGCCTGACCGAGGCGAAGGCCAAGGAAGCCGGTTACGAGGTGAAGGTCGGCATGTTTCCCTTCATCGGCAATGGCAAGGCGATCGCGCTGGGTGAGGCGGAAGGCTTCACCAAGACCGTGTTCGACGCCAAGACCGGCGAATTGCTGGGCGCGCACATGATCGGCGCGGAAGTGACCGAGATGATCCAGGGCTATACCATCGGCAAGACGCTGGAGACGACCGAGGCGGAATTGACGCAGACGATCTTCCCGCATCCGACCATTTCGGAATCGATGCACGAAAGCGTACTGGCCGCTTATGGACGCGCGCTTCATATCTGA
- a CDS encoding PhoH family protein — MSKKPNQNHRTETAERARLEVTFERPHLLGALFGQYDQNLVAIENRLGVYIAARGNKLQIEGDAEAAARARDVMTGLYNRIVAGQEIDSGAVEAVIAMSSEPTLDGIIRTDVAEPPKVMIRTRKKTIVPRSATQVTYMEALNRNDIIFALGPAGTGKTYLAVAQAVSQLITGSVDRLILSRPAVEAGEKLGFLPGDMKEKVDPYLRPIYDALHDTLPAEQVERRIASGEIEIAPLAFMRGRTLANAFIVLDEAQNTTIAQMKMFLTRFGEGSRMVICGDPKQVDLPQPGISGLADAVARLDGVEGIAMVPFGIGDVVRHPVVGRIVQAYEGPDA; from the coding sequence ATGTCGAAAAAACCCAATCAAAATCATCGCACCGAAACCGCCGAACGCGCGCGTCTGGAAGTCACCTTCGAACGGCCGCATCTGCTAGGTGCGCTGTTCGGCCAATATGACCAGAATCTCGTCGCGATCGAGAATCGCCTTGGCGTCTATATCGCCGCGCGCGGCAATAAGCTGCAGATCGAGGGCGATGCCGAAGCCGCCGCCCGCGCCCGCGACGTCATGACCGGCCTCTATAACCGTATCGTGGCGGGGCAGGAAATCGACTCCGGCGCGGTCGAGGCCGTCATCGCCATGTCGTCCGAACCGACGCTGGACGGCATCATCCGCACCGACGTGGCCGAACCCCCCAAGGTGATGATCCGCACGCGCAAGAAGACGATCGTCCCGCGCTCTGCGACGCAAGTCACCTATATGGAAGCGCTGAACCGCAACGACATCATCTTCGCGCTTGGCCCGGCAGGCACCGGCAAGACCTATCTGGCGGTCGCGCAGGCGGTGAGCCAGCTCATCACCGGCAGCGTCGATCGCCTGATCCTGTCCCGCCCGGCGGTGGAAGCGGGCGAGAAGCTGGGCTTTCTGCCCGGCGACATGAAGGAGAAGGTCGACCCCTATCTCCGCCCGATCTACGACGCGCTGCACGACACGCTGCCGGCCGAACAGGTCGAGCGGCGCATCGCGTCGGGTGAGATCGAGATCGCACCGCTGGCCTTCATGCGTGGCCGAACGCTGGCCAACGCCTTCATCGTGCTGGACGAGGCGCAGAACACCACCATCGCCCAGATGAAGATGTTCCTGACCCGCTTCGGCGAAGGCAGCCGCATGGTCATCTGCGGCGACCCCAAGCAGGTCGACTTGCCACAGCCGGGCATTTCGGGCCTGGCTGACGCCGTGGCACGGCTCGACGGCGTGGAGGGCATCGCCATGGTGCCCTTCGGCATTGGCGACGTCGTCCGCCACCCGGTCGTCGGCCGCATCGTCCAGGCCTATGAGGGGCCGGATGCTTGA